In a single window of the Flavobacterium sp. W4I14 genome:
- a CDS encoding octaprenyl-diphosphate synthase (product_source=KO:K02523; cath_funfam=1.10.600.10; cog=COG0142; ko=KO:K02523; pfam=PF00348; superfamily=48576), with the protein MHITFLWEISLSLQSKFFDLMPGIEQIKTPIAADIKAFEKTFKESMHSDAPLLDRITHYIVKQKGKQMRPMFVFFAAKLCGGITESTHRGAALVELLHTATLVHDDVVDNAYERRGFFSINALWKNKIAVLVGDYLLAKGLLLSVNNNEHRLLQIVSEAVKQMSEGELLQVEKVRRMDISEDLYFDVIRQKTASLIASCCAAGAASAGADDDTIEKMRLFGEKVGIAFQIKDDTFDFGTDDVGKPLGIDIKEKKVTLPLIYALNKAEKTERKKIINLVKNHQDDPVKIQQIIDFVNAHEGVYYANQKMQEYQKEAFDILHSFEAGEARTGLEQLVLYTTERKK; encoded by the coding sequence TTGCACATTACCTTTTTATGGGAAATTAGTTTAAGTTTGCAATCAAAATTTTTCGACTTAATGCCGGGAATCGAACAGATAAAAACACCTATTGCTGCTGATATTAAAGCGTTTGAAAAAACCTTTAAAGAATCTATGCATAGCGACGCACCGTTGCTGGATAGGATTACCCATTATATTGTAAAGCAAAAAGGCAAACAAATGCGGCCGATGTTCGTGTTTTTTGCGGCTAAACTATGCGGTGGAATTACAGAATCAACCCATCGTGGAGCTGCTTTGGTAGAGCTTTTACATACCGCTACTTTGGTGCATGATGATGTGGTCGATAATGCTTATGAGCGCCGTGGCTTTTTCTCTATCAATGCTTTATGGAAAAACAAGATCGCCGTTCTGGTTGGCGATTATCTGTTGGCTAAAGGATTATTACTTTCGGTAAACAATAACGAACACCGTTTGTTACAAATTGTATCGGAAGCGGTAAAACAAATGAGTGAAGGAGAGCTATTGCAGGTAGAAAAGGTGCGGAGGATGGATATTTCGGAAGATTTATATTTTGATGTGATCCGACAGAAAACAGCTTCTTTAATTGCTTCTTGTTGTGCTGCGGGGGCTGCTTCGGCAGGTGCTGATGATGATACGATAGAAAAAATGCGTCTGTTTGGCGAAAAAGTAGGGATTGCCTTTCAGATTAAAGACGATACCTTCGATTTCGGTACTGATGATGTAGGCAAACCTTTGGGTATTGATATTAAAGAGAAGAAAGTAACACTACCTTTAATTTATGCATTGAATAAAGCTGAAAAAACTGAACGTAAAAAAATAATTAATCTGGTGAAAAACCACCAGGACGATCCGGTTAAAATTCAGCAGATTATAGATTTCGTAAATGCCCACGAAGGTGTGTATTATGCGAACCAAAAAATGCAGGAGTACCAGAAGGAAGCATTTGATATTTTGCACAGTTTTGAGGCAGGCGAAGCGCGAACTGGTTTAGAACAACTTGTACTGTACACCACTGAACGTAAAAAATAA
- a CDS encoding hypothetical protein (product_source=Hypo-rule applied) yields MHNRASAHRCRWALSFLLIKKKQKIKACILSCKKLQKSQLRQSIGSFLTSLPPHSLNTALTYGSIGETAKIFVLFPTKICQAAQQSAVMPLSTLHHKRLKCPQVTQVIRIILGKTFNGKLGLHMRLFLRKHQ; encoded by the coding sequence ATGCACAACCGTGCCTCGGCTCACCGCTGCCGATGGGCGCTTTCTTTTCTCTTGATAAAAAAGAAACAAAAGATCAAGGCTTGCATCCTTTCTTGTAAAAAACTACAAAAATCTCAATTGCGGCAGTCTATAGGCTCTTTCCTAACTTCGTTGCCACCACACTCGCTTAACACTGCCTTGACCTATGGAAGTATTGGTGAAACTGCAAAGATTTTTGTGCTTTTTCCAACGAAAATCTGCCAGGCCGCACAGCAAAGTGCAGTTATGCCACTTAGCACTTTACACCACAAAAGGCTTAAATGTCCTCAGGTGACTCAGGTAATCAGAATAATTTTGGGGAAAACCTTTAATGGTAAACTAGGATTGCACATGCGCCTTTTTCTTAGGAAACACCAATGA
- a CDS encoding tellurite resistance protein TerC (product_source=KO:K05794; cog=COG0861; ko=KO:K05794; pfam=PF03741; superfamily=54593; tigrfam=TIGR03718; transmembrane_helix_parts=Outside_1_4,TMhelix_5_27,Inside_28_38,TMhelix_39_58,Outside_59_104,TMhelix_105_127,Inside_128_139,TMhelix_140_162,Outside_163_166,TMhelix_167_186,Inside_187_228,TMhelix_229_248,Outside_249_262,TMhelix_263_285,Inside_286_291,TMhelix_292_314,Outside_315_323,TMhelix_324_343,Inside_344_351) has protein sequence MGNELLFSLGFLLFIALILALDLGLFSRKEHVVSLKQAGVMSLIMVALAIGFYFILLTEGHQLHGIKDFAHLQEIVIRHQHHIKLIPNDFEGSLAVYKQNLGLEFLTGYVIEYALSVDNIFVIVLVFSAFAVEEKYYHRVLFWGILGAIIMRFIFIFVGAALIAKFAWILYLFGAFLVFTGVKMFFSKDEDDKIDPENHPVVKWASKIFSIHPKYEGKKFFVKINHKTLVTPLFLVLLIVEFTDLLFAVDSIPAIFAVTKDPYIVFFSNIFAIMGLRSMFFLLVNIIHKFHYLKTGLAVLLAFIGIKMLGHTYLEKWGFTTEHSLIVILSILVMSIVASLVFPKKKAHVQS, from the coding sequence ATGGGTAACGAATTACTTTTTAGCTTAGGTTTTCTTCTTTTTATTGCATTGATTCTTGCTTTAGACCTTGGTCTTTTTAGCCGGAAAGAGCATGTGGTGAGCTTAAAACAAGCTGGGGTGATGAGTTTGATCATGGTGGCTTTGGCTATCGGTTTTTACTTTATACTGTTAACCGAAGGGCACCAGCTACATGGAATAAAGGATTTTGCACACCTGCAAGAAATTGTAATACGACACCAGCATCACATTAAACTAATTCCCAATGATTTTGAAGGAAGTTTAGCAGTATATAAACAAAACCTTGGCTTAGAATTTTTAACCGGTTATGTAATTGAGTATGCACTTTCTGTAGATAATATCTTTGTGATCGTACTCGTTTTTTCCGCCTTTGCCGTTGAAGAAAAATATTATCACCGTGTATTGTTCTGGGGTATTTTGGGTGCCATTATCATGCGTTTCATCTTCATTTTTGTTGGTGCAGCACTAATTGCAAAATTTGCCTGGATCCTCTATTTGTTTGGCGCTTTCCTTGTTTTTACTGGGGTAAAAATGTTCTTTAGCAAAGATGAAGATGATAAGATTGATCCAGAAAATCATCCGGTGGTTAAATGGGCCTCAAAAATATTTTCTATTCATCCGAAGTATGAGGGTAAAAAATTCTTCGTAAAAATTAACCATAAAACGCTGGTAACGCCTTTGTTTTTGGTGCTGCTTATTGTTGAATTTACCGATCTTTTATTCGCTGTCGATTCTATACCGGCTATTTTTGCGGTAACAAAAGATCCTTACATTGTATTTTTCTCTAATATTTTTGCCATCATGGGTTTACGTTCCATGTTCTTCCTATTGGTGAATATCATCCATAAATTCCATTATTTAAAAACCGGATTAGCCGTGTTATTGGCCTTTATCGGGATAAAAATGCTGGGACATACTTATCTGGAGAAATGGGGTTTCACTACTGAGCATTCTTTGATAGTGATTCTCAGTATCTTAGTGATGAGCATTGTGGCTTCATTGGTGTTTCCTAAGAAAAAGGCGCATGTGCAATCCTAG